The Eleginops maclovinus isolate JMC-PN-2008 ecotype Puerto Natales chromosome 6, JC_Emac_rtc_rv5, whole genome shotgun sequence DNA segment tctgctgtttggtgctgggCAGGAAGTATACAGTGGGTTTTTTGAAGCTTTTTTGGAGGAACAGACTCTGTTGGTGAAAGTTAACCAAACATTAAAGTTGGCTTGAAACCGGAGCTGAAAGAAGCTAGAACACTGTGTAGATCCGCAGACTGGGTATCACTACAAGCAAAAGGTTTTGCTTACAGATTCAAATCAGATGATACAACTATTTATAAGGCTTTAACTTACAATGTATGAACTCCTACTTGTGGGTGCTTAATTAGAAAGTTGTGCCATCTTGATTATgtgaatattcaaataaaaacatatgcaAGAGGACGCGCTGTTCTGTGAATATCCCAAACTAACGCAGGTCCGTTAAAAGGTAAGCTTTGCAGATGTTAAGAGCATTGCAGCTTCATGAAAAATATATCCCCATCCTTGTGAATCTCAAATCAGGCTTACCTGGACGGTAAATGTCCCCAAATGACCTTTATTTTTCCTGTATTATATTTTGGTGGCTATAGGGGGTGTACTGTACCTTTAGCAGCTTGAGATTTCCACCTCTCTCTGTTCTGGTAAACCTCTTCGTTCCACAAAGCCTTGAAGTTCTTCAGGTCCACCATCAGCAGAGAGCTCTGTCCCGACGAGCTGCTGTCGGAGCTCTTCACACTGTGCCTCTTGGGCTCATCTGAGCCAATACTGTTTAGACTGGGgaggaaaacaagaagaaggaaggaagttTAAGTTAAAGTAATGCATTCACTTGAAAGAATATATTTGCTCTATTTTAAACAAGATTACCTCAAAACTCAGAGAACAagttttgtgtttgaatatttgCTTGCTTTTCTGAATAAACGGGATGTCATAAATTCCCAAAAGGATCTCTAATTAACTTGAGAGCTCAATTTCACGGAGTTCAGGTTTGAGACACTGGATATACCGGTGTCTTTAATCAAAGAAAGATTGAATGTAGATGGTACGGTTTACATAGCGCTGTTGGAGACGGAGGTGAGTTCTTCTGCCATGATTTTTGAGATAAGTAATCTATTCAGAAACAAGCGCAGATTTTTGACACCGGATGAAAAGTTAAAGGAGGCACCCGGTATTGTTTATTCGTCATTAAGAGTGCTACTCAGCTAATCATGTCCAAAAAAGTTTAAGAATGTATCTTGTTCTTCTGGGATGAGCTCTAAAAAGTCTCAGAGCGTGGTTTGAGAATCAATATCTTTAAAAGAGGCCTGCTTTACAATAACATAATAAAAGAAGCAGGTACTTAAGGCATATGTCTGATGAAAGATGAACCTGTCCCATACTTTGCTTTATGTCGCTCTGTGCTGCTTCAACTCTGTTCCTTATATTTCCAAATATGTCTCTTGTGAGTCCCACATCTTTATGGACATTTCTGTGTGTTCCTTTTAGGGATTAGTTTTTTCAATTCATCTCATGGGGCACACAAATGCCTGCTGGAGGACCAACAGATCAACAGACTGACATTTCTATTCCTAGATCTGCTAAAAATAACATGAGCTTTTCAGATTCAGAGGCacattaaaagaagaagagagacagacaggtagataATCCAAAGCAGGCCGGGAAAACAGATATAGTTACAGATGATTGAAGGCAGCTATAAATGTTGTGGAGAAACAGTCTGAGAAAAGTCCATAAGCACCCAGGTGTGTacgaggagaaggagaaaggacAAATGGTAACACTATCTGAGATTTCCACGCTGTTAACTCCGGCTGGAGGCCCACTGAGTGATGCTAATGACTGCTGTTGAGGAGAACAGGGAGCCTGGTATTGATGTGCAGGTGCAACGAAAGATGCAGAGCCAGACTCCCCCAGTACTGCTGTATTTCTTCAAAAGACTCACTTTAAAAGACACCAATTACAGTCTTAACTTATATTTAAATACCTTTCTCTGGATGGTTTAACGGTTTAAAAAGTAATGCCAGAGCGAGTAGAATTTACTTTCCTATTAGCATGGTTTCAAAGCCTTGCACATATCTGATTAAGTATgcgaaaaaagaaaagtattcaGCCAATTAATTAAGCCAgtgaacacaaaaaaaggttgttttgtaCCAGGAGAGGCTTTTGTGAATGCCAAACCTTCAATGAAGCCCACTCTTGCTCAGAGACGACGAGAGAAGGGATGATGAGTTTAGCATCTCTAAAGTATCAATTTCAAGGTGTGTAGCTTTGCCCAAATGAAAGGTGGAGACATTTCCACGCACGGAAATGGATTATTCATGGCAGACTCATCTGCTGTTCTCCCCTCTTGCATTAGATATGCTGTTATTGCAGAGAGATGTTGAGGTTTAATCACGTCATTGAGCCAGCAGTTACTCAGACAGGTACGAGAGGTGAAGGGTAGAAAACAGTAGATTTTCCATCCTTGATTAAGCTGGCTGCTTGATTAAAATGTGCCCAGATTTGCATACAGTCACCCCCCATCTGCTTAGTCCTGCTACTGAGCAGCATCCAAACTTGTGGGGATGCAAATGATCTCTCAGTGAATGTGCTGCAACCTACCTTGAGCGTCTAAAGCCAGCAAAACCTGAATGGGAGGCTTCGTCGATGAGCGGTTTGACGATCCGTTCCATCATGTCCGTCAGCACAGTGAAGGTGGGCACCACGATGAAGTCGATGAACCCTGGGGACAAAGATATCAGCAAACCAGTTAATCTATTACAACTTTTTTAGgtgtttatattatttcatgcaGACTTTCACgaaaagaagaacagaaaaaTCCCTGTAAGGCTGGAATTTGTAATATTAAGAATAATAAACAAGATCCTCTGGTGAGCGTTTCAAAATGGCTTGAAACTCTTCCAGTccatattaaataataatgttgttcTTACAAGAAACTATCATGACTTAGAATTGTGTGGAGGTAGAGCCGAGTAAACTTTGGTGAAAGCCAAAAACGATGACTAAgcgaaaaaaagaaacaacaacaattacaaACTTGACAAGAACAGCAGAGCGGCTTACGGCAAGGAGGGGGAATGAATCATTGTGAAACCTAAAGAATAAATCATCTCAAGGTAAATTCCGGTTAAATTCCAGCGATATgacaccaaaataaaacagcctgGGCAAAGAGAGCATGTGAATGATGAAACATATGCCCAAGAAGTAAAAAGACATATTTAATTCTCAAAGAAAAAACTGATTCTACACATCATATCCTGCAAAAGCTGAAGATTTAGTAGAACAAGCCATGGTTGAGTGAATTACGGAGTCTCTGCCCTGGATTTGGACTTTCAGGCAACATCCAGGCTGCTTTATCTTTTTGATGgaagttgttgtgtttttttcacaaactgAGAGGAAATCTGTTGATACTACTCAGGGTTTAAAAAGTCCTGCCACAAACCACTGCAGCcagtcaataaatacatttaaacaaacatccagtgacattttatatttactcTTTAAAGACCCATAAAATATATGCTGGTAAAGAACAGAGCTCTTGAAGAACAGACAACTTTATCATAAATCTGGTCTCTATTGAGTACACTGTTCTCTGTCCTTTTTGTTATTTGGCAGAtcgaaatacacacacacacacacacacacacacacacacacacacacacacacacacacacacacacacacacacacacacacactcacacacacacacacacacacacacacacacacacacactcgtgcaGGTGGTGTaggtgaagatgaagaagacaCTCACCGATCTGGGACTGGGCCACCATTGTGGACTTTCTGTCGCAGAGTGGAGAGAACGGCAGGCCCAGCTCTGATTCTTTGTCCCCCTGAAAATACAGCAGCCACCTCAGTCAAAGCCAATCTCAGTTTCTCTATAAAAATGTGCCGCAGCCTCCAGACATGCACATTCAGATACACACTTGTACACACCGACATAATACCGCATACACTCACACTTCCATCATCAGGCTTTGGATTTGTCTGGCCCTCGCCCCGAGTGCTTTTGGGCcacaaatgtgtttcattttctccCCTGACTTTTTTTGTCACAAAGAGATGAGATGTGTAGTCGGGAGGCAATGTTCTTTGGCGGAGCTATTTATCGGGGATTCGTATCCCGGGAGATAAAGGCATCGTGAAAAAAGCCACAATAACAATAGCACTGATAATGAGAACAATGTGGATTAATAATGGAAGAGATGAAAGCAATGTGACCCCAGTTAGACCCCTGTCCTTCTGTTTGACATAAACAAATCCACAATCTATTATTTATAGCTGAATGCTTTGTTTTGTCAAAGAGGTCCTACACTTGAATCTGCCATGGAGCAAAAATAATGGCATGGTTTCTAATGATGACAAGGAGAAGAGTGTCTGCAATTAAACTTATAAATATGACTGCAGATCAAACTAATGTGGAGTCCTTTGGGGGCTATAGTTATTTAATCAATGTATAATTAATATAACCATTACGTTATTCCTAGTCTGAACACACATTGCAGTTTTTGTTTCATCCAGCACCGAAGGAGCGGCTAAAAGTATTGAAAGTGAActactgtgaaaaaaaagtggaaTCAATATCAAAACTAGTGTTTCATCTTTTGGCAATCCTGCCAGGAGAATCGTTTCTCAACAGATCGTCCAATAGCGGATTTTGTTCACAttgcaggaaaagcacaggtgtgaCATGAAAGTCAAGGATTCTCCGTCTCAACTTTTGAAGCCAAAgtatataacgttttttttcaaaatatctgAAACTTACTGACAAATGGGTTGAACTCCTTCTGCTGATGAAGATCATGTGACACAATCAAAAGCTGAATTTGAGCTACtttatttaggatattttcAACAATAAGAATGAGGTCTTAATGTCAGGTTAGGTTTTACAATGGTGAACTGAAAGTGGGCCcttcaaaagtgttttatttgtcacaaaGCGTATAGATTTGTTCATCTTCACGGGCATCTGTGTTTTGTAATGCCGGTTTATttctagttttatttttgagatgttttataGTAGATAGTTTATTTCTACTTTGTcaatgccttttctttttttatgtttttgcaaCAAAGATTTTCCCaatttttggaaatgaataaagtacatcttatcttagcCCATTCAAGGGCTCTATAAGATTGCGTGCTTACAGTAATGGCATCATTTAAATGGTTGTTTCTCtatgaaaatgtttaatatctatgtctgtgtgtgttactagTTGAAAATCCCGCCATGTTACCTCTACATATTCAAAGCACTGAAAAACACACTGGACCAGCCTCATATGGAGCACTTTGACCTGgcagagaacacacactgacctgTCTGAAGAACTCCTCCAGTAGAGAGGTGGTCCAGCGGTGGTGGAGGTCCCAGCTTTTGGCTGGATGGCTGATGTcagctgtgtgcagcagcagggaCAGGGCTTTGGGTTTGTCAATGCTGAAAAACAGACCAAGATATTCCAATTTTGTATCAATTAAAACCTGCAGGAAGCCTTTGAATATGACACCTCAATGACTACAGGTGCAGCCCAATGGTTTTATTGTTACTACTGTATAATAACTCATCTAAATTGTGAGGCCAAACACCTTCAAGACAAAACCTGCATCAAGGTCATTGAAAAATACCAAGCAAGGGAAGTATACAAgaacatttctgaaacactgAGCGTCCCTGAAGACTGAAGGGTCaatcataaaagaaaaatgggaTAAATGTGGCACAGCTGCGAATGTTTTTCCATCAATCTGTCAAAATGACACTCTGTGCAAGAACAGCTCcaatagaatataaaaaaaattcaaTAGGAGGAAAACATTTCCAGTCTTGTATATGTTCAGTAAAGTCTTGAATTTTGCCATTTTATGAGGTATGTATTCAGACTGATATTACGTTTAAAGGATAACGTCCTCATTTGGCTAACTCTGAATACATTTGTTAGTTTTGACCCAAGTTAAAATGCATATTTACGCAAAATTATTATAGAATATATCCCCCATTACTTAAATTGGAGTTTCATGAGAGAGGGATCAACTAACAGTCAATGTGCATGGATATTGTTTTGTAATAGACTCTGCAAAAATGTTAAACCTATTATCCTAGCGTGACATGTGCAGCGATAATCTCTACTGCTATATtaaacagtttcagagcagagcagcagatggAGTCCCACCATTGCAGGTTGCATATTTCAAAAGACCAGCGATATACATTGACATCTATTAGCATGTGCTTTGAAACGCAGATGCACagacatctaaaaaaaaaagaaacttccATCGAaagtgtcttttgtttttaaacccaTAATAATTCCCCATCATACTGCCTCCAGCAAATCGGTTCTCCACACCAGAACAAGTGTGAAGACGCATCATCTCACCTCATCAGACATCAGTGGTGTCTGAGATATCACCTGATAATAACCATATCAAAATATCATGTTAAATGGACTGACGCATGAATGAGCAGACACAGTCCAATATGGAAATAGGCACACgattgaaaacacacacacacagcacaaggTTAAACAGAGGTGAGAAAGACCGGCTCAAATTTCCCCTCATTCCATTTGCGGCAGATTGGGTCTTAAAGTGCACTCAAAGCAGGCCGGGATCGGATGGGTCTGAATTACCTTACATTAAAGTCTATTCAGCAATACAGCTTCCTGCCGACTGCAATCTTGTTTATGTGCGCTTGTGTGTGTACCCTATACCATAGCTTGGTGATTACTTTCCTGTCAGCACTCTTTATAGCATATACTCATGAGCAGGAATCTCAGTGTTGTTGATTCGTACATGTTTTCTCGGGAAGCTGCTTCTCGCCACATCACTGCTTTCTGAGCCTTTTTCTAAATCATGATTAGCGCTGTGCAATATCACAGTGAAAAGAAGTACCGGTACCCAGAGGTCAACGGGTTTCTTCCAGCCTCCTCTCAGTCAGCGTTGCAGCTCTATCAGCAGTGATGACTCATCTCGTCATATGATAGCTTGCTTGATAGCTCtctcttatttctttttttttgcaatctgcttttttttttgtctgcatgtTGAGCAATCTCGgctttcagtcactgtggaaaGTGCTGtgataaaaatgtgtgaaaaggaaGTACTGGCTGCAGTCTGGCTGCTCCGTTCTGTAAGGAATATTTATCTCTGCAATAAAGCCTTTTTATTTGACACAGGACACTTTACTACAGAATAGGagcaaaaatgtcccaaaaaacAGCACTCTTCTTCACCAGACGCTGCTTTAACGAGTCCTTCAATCCTTGTAGTGAAGTGGAATGTGTACTGGACCAGTATCTATTTAAACATTGCTTAACAGTTACTGTGTTTTCTACGCCAACAATTGGGGCAGGGGGAAAGGGGTTACACATTCAGAAAGGTCTCATGGCCAAACCAAGGTTGTTGGCATGTAACTGTAACAGTAGCTTTAACCACCACCATCAAATTTTACAAAACAGAGAGTAGTTAGTCTACTTTGTGACAGTCATGCTAGCTcttgtaagaataatcaatatattgtgacGGAACATTAAAGGATATTATTCACTGTTTCCCGACAGACCAGATTTTGAACTGTTTTAAGCCTCAGTTAGCATATAGCTTATACTGTATCGTATATATGAGTAGggggagaatgacgcgtggtTACACACTAAACAGTCCGCCACTACCTCTCATTCATTGACGCTGCATTAATACTATTAAGtgtttaataatcaataaacctcagaagaattgtataatagaatatcatagGTGGAAGTGTCATGACTACATCAACAAATGGCGCTGCAGACATCATGAGAAGCAGAACGTCATGGATCCTCCTCCGTTGAcatcagccaatagaagagacggggatatgcccatgtgacgAGAGTAGAAATGCGTGATTTTAACAGAAGATCGATGCCTTTTCTCCACGCTGCTGAGAGACAGCTAACAGCTTCAACGTGGTCTGTGTATCGTATGTTTTTTAACACATTCAAGTTTATGTTGAAagttgttgaaaaaaaacaagaagcagaaCATCAGTGCTGGGaaacacaatattttatatCTTGTGTGACGCAGCAGGTCATCTTAGCTCTAGCCTTCTACAGTGTGCCAAAGAAGCTGGCAGCAACTTTTGTGCTGCCGGCTGTTTTTCACCGCAGTGAGCAAATAAATTTCACCATGCCAAATCTGGTGAGATTGCACTATAACTCTTGTGGAAGTCCTGTGCAGACTTCCAGCACACAAACCATCCAGTGTTTGGGCCTGAGAGGGCCTGTAGTATTACCCTACTGTATACCTGGACTGAAAAATGCATGATCCTGGTTCTAGTTGGCTACAAAATActcattccttttttatttggagCAAACAACACATGAGGAACAGATATCGTCCCAATCCCCATCTGATATTAACATTAATGAGTGTTATGTTTGAGTGCATCCTCAGGGCAGGGTTAATTGGGTTGTAAACAACTGGAGGTTAGTACACAGTGGCTAATGACAGGGTTAATGAGGATGCAAATTGCGGTGATGAGGGCAGAGAGTGTAAACAataggaaaggaaaaacaaaaacaacaacagaaatgaaGTCAACTGACCCCTCGGGCTGTTGTAGGAAGTTCTTCATGGCCTTAACCTGCTGGAAGTGGCAGGACATGTCCGTGGCCAGCACCATCTCCACCACCAGAGCCCGCAGCTCTCtggatgaaaacaaagacaaggaAAACATGAGCCATGTGTTGTGTAATGAACTGTCAAACTCGCAGGTAATAAAATCTGACTTATTTTGGATGAGGCTAGAAGTAAATGAAGCCAGCCTACACAGTTTTTGAGActctattattatatttataatcaGATTGCAGCTTTCTACTTCAATGAATTATCACACATAACAGTTCCTTTGGTCACAAAGCTGTTGGACCTTGAAGGTAATGTAACTCTTCAGAATTTCGCTCCACTGAGCATAGTTGTGAATCTTGTGAAATAAGAGATAAGGTCATGTTGGGGCGATAGGTACATCTTGAAACCGTTCCGCTTGACCTGCCTCTCGATCTGACTTGTACTAGTAAATCTCTTgagttttttcttctgctgctgtcacTCAGCTCTTTCACCACCCTGTCTCTCCTCATCTTACTGTCTGTCTTTTATCTGTCTCACTGACCTCCAGTCGTCCTTGGAGAGGTTGTAGAGGATGTTCATCTCATCGTCGTCCTGCAGCAGGCGGTAGGCGGCGCTGACATGGTGACTTTCCAACACCGAACGGTCGTTGTACAGGATAGCCGTGTCTGACCTGCCAGAGAGAAAGCAAAGCAATAGTTATATTAGCCTTTATTGGCAAAAACAGCTTATACAGAGATAGTAGACCCCTCAAAATTGTTAATCCTTCAGTGTATCTTGTGTCACTTTAAGGGAGTCCACTGTCTAAAGggagaaaatcaaacaacacaacaaagccCATGATTGGTTAACATCTACGGTATCAATAATATATCAAAAGCGACATGCCTATTGtcaaatacatacagtatgcaaaCAATACAAACCAGATTAAGTTAATGGCTCTCCATTTATTCATTGTATGGACCCTCAGTATGTCATTGAAAATTGCCCACGGAACGAGATGTTTGTTAAGATAAAAAATTAGAAAACTAGCTTGTTGATCAAGAATAAATGTGTAACATAAGACTTATAGaattcaatatttatataaGGTTTTAGAAGTTCAACAATGTGAATGAAAGGAATCTGGACCATTTTATGAAGGCTAGGCAAGGGGTTAGGGTGGAAATAAGGACTCGTTTCAGAAGGCTATGAAGACAGTATTTGTCAACAAAaagtttaatttattcatttaattatatGTATACAAAATGAGTTTGTTACAATGTTCTTTCAAACCCAAGTTATCAAGGGCAAAGAGTTGGGAGTTCATTTGGACTCCCGTCCCGCCCGAGTGTTATTACTGCACAGCACTGCAGGCGATCTCAGTGTGACTGTGAAGCCCTCTTgctgcaaatgaaaacattgatcTGGTGAGTCAGTGCCATGCATTTTTGATTTTATGATCCATTACCTTGTCTGAATGTGGAAGTTGTTTGTCGTCCCCGTATGCTCGTAGTCGTGCACAGCCGCCGCAAAGATCATGGCAAAGATCTCAAGCTCAGTCAACCAATGCTGTgaagagaagcagaagaagacgaagaagaattagaaaaagaagaaggaggaggagggggatatTAGTATATAAAAGAGGAAGGAGGGCAACAAGATGGAAATGACAGGGTCGACGTTgacaggaaaaaaggaggaaagattAATgaacagaagaggagagaaaggacaGAAATTAGAGAAGAGAAATGAAAAGCCagagaatttaaaaaaggatgcAGGGAGCACTTTGTTGTGACAGCATGATGTAGAGGAGAAAAGTGAAACAAAGGATGCCGAGAGAAGCATTTGGCATGGGGAATATATTACCGTTGGGGATGAAAGGAAACTAATGGGGAGGAGATGATACAGGAAAGGTCAGAAAAGCTAAAGGGATGCTTTGGATAAGACAAGGTCTATTGACTATCACATTTAAACTGTCACTTTAAAactccctcctttcctccagaCAGAGTCTCAGTTATTGGATGGTCATTGTTaccaaatataaatgaaaaaccTGGGTACAACCTTTATTTATATGATGTATATGATTTATCATTACAGCAAGAGAAAGGACTACGTgaaagtagcagcagcagctccttaAGCAATAGCTAAAGGTTTGTTGGAATACACTTATTGTTTTTCTTGCCGAGAGTGAGATGTGTAAATGAAAACCAGTCTTATCACTGTACTGTTAATAAGTAGTTATAGCAAGCAGCCAGTTAGCtaagcacaaagactggaaacatttCCTCCTGGATCCAGTCTTTATGCCCAGCTATGCAATGCTACGCTaagttaagctaagctaagctaatcagaTGCTGTAGTTAGCTCCTTAATAACTGTACAAACTTGTGTTCAGGCACATTTTGAGTTCACTTAAACCTTTGTTGTAGGGTTGTACTACAAGGTGTCGTACACACATAATTGTTCCTAATAGGTTTACTGTCTTCACAAATTAAAGATAAGATGaggaacctttttttttacccttttttaaaCACTTCGAATTGCTTTGcgttgaaaggtgctatataaataaacttgtctTGCCTGGCCCTTTTGGTACAAAGCagggacattttgaaatgttatttgattCACCTCGTTTTTCATCTGCAGATTTAATCCTTGTCAATCCCATTAGCAAAATGAACACTGCATTCATGAGTGGTATTGATCCCTTAGTCTAAGTCTTGCATGGTTTTCCTTAAATGCTAAACTGGCAAAAACtgaaatggtgaaaaaaaaaggttaatcatatgagcaacaacaacatctgtaTTCAAAGATAAAGACGTCCATTTATAGCCGCACATTTTTAATCTGTGAGTGTTTCACACACCTGTGAGTGGGTATTTTCCTTCTGAGATGTGCATGAGTGCACTCACAGAGTGGGGATTTAGCTCAGGAAACCCAGTCGATATTGGTGAGTAATCAACAGTGGGGGATAAGGGAGTCATTAAGAACAGGGGGTGTGGGTTGGGAAGTGGGTCGGGGCAAGATGGCCGACCCATCCCTCAGTATATTTCCTCATGGGGCCGGCTTTATGAATGACCTGTTGATCGTTGATTTAATGGAGTCTGGAGGGCATGCAAAATGATAGAtgctgttctcctgctcccCCAGGAGCCCGTGGTTCTAGCAGTAATGTGGTTTACTCTGCAAGGCACCGCCCAAAGAAACACACCATGTCGACAGCTGTCGCAGCCACCTTATTAGggtgattaaataaaaacaatggaagCGGGGGCGGCCGGCTGCTTGGTTGGTTGGGGACTTTGAACTGTGCTTTAGCGAgtctcatgtttgtttgtttttggaataATGTGGTATCAGAAAAGGCCCTTAAGTTACTCCAGTGGAATATAGGTCACCAGATGGAAAAAGAACAATagtaatatgaaatatgaaaagtagaaattaaaaaatgttttggcaaGAAACATGTAACTCAAATCTTTGACAGATATTTTTGAAATGCGGGTTGATGTTTTTGAACCTGCCCCGAGCAGACTGAGTTGTCTTTTGTTCTCTTAAAAAAATAGCCATATTTAGAAGATAACTTGTCAGACAAAGTTGCCATTAGGCTCGCAGCTGACAGAGATGTTCCGAATATCATGTGGATAAAAGGATTCCTTCGACTTGGCTTTGCTACAGGGATATACACCAACGCCTATTTGTTAAATTGGTTCCTCTAGGATTTGAACATGTGTTCAGTCAAATACTACTCACCACCATGCCAGTCTTGAGTAGCAAGTAGTGTACAGTCTGTGTGACATCAGCAGCGTGCATCAGGTTGTGGTAGGGGTTTTTATGTTTGCTGTATCCCACTTCTAGGGCCTCCACGAATGACACCACCGCAGAGATTGGGATCTGATGGcagacaaaacaacagcaaatgactgccagctaaaaaaaaaaaaccttcttaaGTCTATTCAGTTATTCAAATAATGAGCCCATAACATTTCAAAGCACGCATAGCACCCTCTGCATCTGAAATTGATGTCATAAAATCATGGATCGTGAATCATTGAGGTTACTGCTGACTATAATAACGTATTCATGTCGGCTTCATTGCCCGTGTCATTTACTCTTAAGATGCTGTCACTTAAAGTTGAGGGTCCTCAGCTATGACACGCTGTGGTAAATGAGCTTCACCACTATCAGATGAGATACAATGTGTCCAACCCCCTTTATAATAAGGTCATTggtaaaacacaacaacacgaTCTAACACTTAAGAGACAGAGACATGAAGGGGACATGTGAAGGTCATTCAGATCTGAATAATTcagtttttccttgttttaatgACACAATGGTGCAGCAATAACCATTGGTACcgtatacattatttttatagGTATGTTATATCCTTGTGGCTTTACCTTGAAACGGCTAATCAGGTCGTATCTTGTAAGCAACTCATAGAATATGAATTTAAGAGCATGATCTCCGCTGGCCTCATTTAGAGCGAAGACGTCAAACGACCACTTGTCAACATGCtgtttgaggaaaaaaaaaaatcaaatattgCTGTGACCTTCAAACAATGCATTCATCTTCTCAAAAACATTGATAATATGAAAGGTGCTGCAAATCAAATCCTTGTAAATAACTATTCGTGGCACATAAGTGTACAAAGTTGTTATTTCATATCAGTGCGCTTCAGCTCGGATGTGTGCCACATGATAATACCTTAAGCACAGATATGACGGACGGGGGGTAGCTGAGTCCCACCATATTGGAGGTGCGTCTGTACATCCTGTGTGGAGGagataaaaacatcaaataaagcGCACCGCTGAGTTTAAACACCAGAGGTTACTATACCACACTAAAGCCTATAAGGTTACCCACCAAGAGTCTCTATAAATCCTCCAATCCACACATCACAGTATGAAACTGAAGGTTAAGTGAGACAACAATCAAACCTGCAAGTCTGTTAA contains these protein-coding regions:
- the pde1cb gene encoding dual specificity calcium/calmodulin-dependent 3',5'-cyclic nucleotide phosphodiesterase 1C isoform X2, with the translated sequence MESPTKEIEEFESTALKYLQPEQIEKIWLRLRGLRKYKKTSQRLRCLVKQLERGEASLTDLKKNLEYAALVLESVYVEETRRLVDTEDELSDIQSESVPSEVRDWLASTFTRQMGLMLRRNEEKPRFRSIVHAVQAGIFVERMYRRTSNMVGLSYPPSVISVLKHVDKWSFDVFALNEASGDHALKFIFYELLTRYDLISRFKIPISAVVSFVEALEVGYSKHKNPYHNLMHAADVTQTVHYLLLKTGMVHWLTELEIFAMIFAAAVHDYEHTGTTNNFHIQTRSDTAILYNDRSVLESHHVSAAYRLLQDDDEMNILYNLSKDDWRELRALVVEMVLATDMSCHFQQVKAMKNFLQQPEGIDKPKALSLLLHTADISHPAKSWDLHHRWTTSLLEEFFRQGDKESELGLPFSPLCDRKSTMVAQSQIGFIDFIVVPTFTVLTDMMERIVKPLIDEASHSGFAGFRRSSLNSIGSDEPKRHSVKSSDSSSSGQSSLLMVDLKNFKALWNEEVYQNRERWKSQAAKEAEERAKREIEELAQQEEAMEPQEVQTEPEQPEPTEDQPEGEEPESPEVSQTPDGNTEETELDEQPESASHKTPPLQNGELSEGTESPEGGENKNKGDDEVTME
- the pde1cb gene encoding dual specificity calcium/calmodulin-dependent 3',5'-cyclic nucleotide phosphodiesterase 1C isoform X1, encoding MESPTKEIEEFESTALKYLQPEQIEKIWLRLRGLRKYKKTSQRLRCLVKQLERGEASLTDLKKNLEYAALVLESVYVEETRRLVDTEDELSDIQSESVPSEVRDWLASTFTRQMGLMLRRNEEKPRFRSIVHAVQAGIFVERMYRRTSNMVGLSYPPSVISVLKHVDKWSFDVFALNEASGDHALKFIFYELLTRYDLISRFKIPISAVVSFVEALEVGYSKHKNPYHNLMHAADVTQTVHYLLLKTGMVHWLTELEIFAMIFAAAVHDYEHTGTTNNFHIQTRSDTAILYNDRSVLESHHVSAAYRLLQDDDEMNILYNLSKDDWRELRALVVEMVLATDMSCHFQQVKAMKNFLQQPEGIDKPKALSLLLHTADISHPAKSWDLHHRWTTSLLEEFFRQGDKESELGLPFSPLCDRKSTMVAQSQIGFIDFIVVPTFTVLTDMMERIVKPLIDEASHSGFAGFRRSSLNSIGSDEPKRHSVKSSDSSSSGQSSLLMVDLKNFKALWNEEVYQNRERWKSQAAKEAEERAKREIEELAQQEEAMEPQEVQTEPEQPEPTEDQPEGEEPESPEVSQTPDGNTEETELDEQPESASHKTPPLQNGELSEGTESPEGGENKNKGDDAEVTME